A single genomic interval of Longimicrobium sp. harbors:
- a CDS encoding sigma-54 dependent transcriptional regulator has product MNPTVFIIDDDPDQVALVTAQIERGRRFVTKGFTRAESALEEIRSDPPDAVVCDLVMPGMDGITFVRRVRELNRGLPVIIATARGTEGDAERALQAGASDFTTKPIDPRSLETRIARAMEQAPKEQLLQSLTQAKFDPHAIIGRHPLMQQVREFIASVGSVPQVSALLLGESGTGKNLVARGIHAASKAAGYRFVEVNCAALPAGLLEAELFGYEKGAFTDAKQAKKGLVEVADGGTLFLDEIGTMAPELQTKLLSFLESRSFRRIGSTREQTVTLRVVAATNADLSAEVGRGTFREDLYYRLNVASQMLPPLRAIRSDIPEIAIHFVKRAAEYFAKPVPEIDADGVDRLTRYDWPGNARELRNIIERSMIFSSGPTLRIVELANTPVAVAAPVEGVVIPRGLTLDEVEARYIEETLREVGGNVQEAADRLGVSRKVLWQRRKQHGLLAGRE; this is encoded by the coding sequence ATGAATCCCACCGTCTTCATCATCGACGACGACCCCGACCAGGTGGCGCTGGTAACGGCGCAGATCGAGCGCGGGCGCCGCTTCGTCACCAAGGGCTTCACGCGGGCGGAGAGCGCGCTGGAGGAAATCCGCTCCGACCCGCCCGACGCGGTGGTGTGCGACCTGGTGATGCCCGGCATGGACGGCATCACCTTCGTCCGCCGCGTGCGCGAGCTGAACCGCGGGCTACCCGTGATCATCGCCACCGCGCGGGGGACGGAGGGCGACGCCGAGCGCGCGCTGCAGGCCGGGGCCTCGGACTTCACCACCAAGCCCATCGACCCGCGCTCGCTGGAAACGCGCATCGCCCGGGCGATGGAACAGGCGCCCAAGGAGCAGCTGCTCCAGAGCCTCACGCAGGCCAAGTTCGACCCGCACGCCATCATCGGCCGGCACCCGCTGATGCAGCAGGTGCGCGAGTTCATCGCCAGCGTGGGGTCGGTGCCGCAGGTGTCGGCGCTGCTGCTGGGCGAGTCGGGGACGGGCAAGAACCTGGTGGCCCGCGGCATCCACGCCGCCAGCAAGGCGGCCGGCTACCGCTTCGTGGAGGTGAACTGCGCGGCGCTGCCGGCCGGGCTGCTGGAGGCGGAGCTGTTCGGCTACGAGAAGGGCGCGTTCACCGACGCCAAGCAGGCCAAGAAAGGCCTCGTCGAGGTGGCGGACGGGGGCACGCTGTTCCTGGACGAAATCGGCACCATGGCGCCCGAGCTGCAGACCAAGCTGCTCTCGTTCCTGGAAAGCCGCTCGTTCCGCCGCATCGGCAGCACCCGCGAGCAGACCGTCACCCTGCGCGTAGTGGCCGCCACGAACGCCGACCTGAGCGCCGAGGTGGGGCGGGGGACCTTTCGCGAAGACCTGTACTACCGGCTGAACGTGGCGTCGCAGATGCTGCCCCCGCTGCGCGCCATCCGCTCCGACATCCCCGAGATCGCCATCCACTTCGTCAAGCGCGCGGCCGAGTACTTCGCCAAGCCGGTTCCCGAGATCGACGCCGACGGGGTAGACCGGCTTACGCGCTACGACTGGCCGGGGAACGCGCGCGAACTGCGGAACATCATCGAGCGCTCGATGATCTTTTCGTCCGGCCCCACGCTGCGCATCGTGGAGCTGGCCAACACGCCCGTGGCGGTGGCCGCGCCGGTGGAAGGCGTGGTGATCCCCCGCGGGCTGACGCTGGACGAGGTGGAGGCACGCTACATCGAAGAAACGCTGCGCGAGGTGGGCGGCAACGTGCAGGAGGCCGCCGACCGGCTGGGCGTGTCGCGCAAGGTGCTGTGGCAGCGCCGCAAGCAGCACGGCCTGCTGGCCGGGAGGGAGTAG
- a CDS encoding ATP-binding protein, whose amino-acid sequence MAPPRKPPAESAARLRQELAASQAEAAALRTRLDEAERSSAHKSRFIRHVSHEFRTPLSSIIGFASLLQGEGEEMDPAVRAEYLEVVLRNARHLLHVVDDLLNISKVEAGALEVTLSPVRAAEVAEAVITALEPQAFARGIVFRMDDRAARAALADAGRLRQVLFNLLENAVKYSPEGGEVAVRVTDGAGEVRVEVSDRGPGISTANQLRLFKEFSRVNPPGLRVRGAGLGLALSRMLTEAMGGSVGVSSIPGHGSTFWISLPAAAAGETAAEASVPAAAVARTRGEMVAVVDDDADIRAYATIVLRRAGYRAVADDGSPGVGARLAQAHPRLVLLDLHLVGRGGAEALAEMRGFTALESIPVLAFTAGALADPNPAGFDGKVVKPVEADVLVAYVDEALTRAPMPAEAPADEDDFLAPLRARFRTGLHDRLAAIERHFSAGDQEALRRELHKLRGAAAGYGFAELSRLGDAAEEAVRTRGGGPEVDALVARLREEVSVR is encoded by the coding sequence GTGGCGCCACCGCGGAAGCCGCCGGCCGAGAGCGCCGCGCGCCTTCGCCAGGAGCTGGCCGCGAGCCAGGCGGAGGCCGCCGCCCTGCGCACCCGGCTGGACGAGGCGGAGCGCTCCAGCGCGCACAAGAGCCGCTTCATCCGCCACGTCAGCCACGAGTTCCGTACCCCCCTCAGCTCCATCATCGGCTTCGCGTCGCTGCTGCAGGGCGAGGGCGAGGAGATGGACCCCGCCGTGCGCGCCGAGTACCTGGAGGTGGTGCTTCGCAACGCGCGCCACCTGCTGCACGTGGTCGACGACCTGCTGAACATCAGCAAAGTCGAGGCGGGGGCGCTGGAGGTTACGCTCAGCCCCGTGCGCGCCGCCGAGGTGGCCGAGGCGGTGATCACCGCGCTGGAGCCGCAGGCGTTCGCGCGCGGCATCGTGTTTCGCATGGACGACCGCGCCGCGCGCGCGGCCCTGGCCGACGCGGGGCGGCTGCGGCAGGTGCTCTTCAACCTGCTGGAGAACGCCGTCAAGTACTCGCCCGAAGGCGGGGAGGTGGCGGTCCGCGTGACGGACGGCGCCGGCGAGGTGCGGGTGGAGGTGAGCGACCGCGGGCCGGGAATCTCCACGGCGAACCAGCTGCGGCTGTTCAAGGAGTTTTCGCGCGTGAACCCGCCCGGGCTGCGGGTGCGCGGCGCCGGGCTGGGGCTGGCGCTTTCGCGCATGCTCACCGAGGCCATGGGCGGCAGCGTGGGGGTGAGCTCCATCCCCGGCCATGGAAGCACCTTCTGGATCTCCCTCCCCGCCGCCGCCGCGGGCGAAACGGCCGCCGAGGCGAGCGTGCCCGCGGCGGCCGTCGCGCGCACCCGCGGCGAGATGGTGGCCGTGGTGGACGACGATGCCGACATCCGCGCCTACGCCACCATCGTCCTGCGCCGCGCCGGCTACCGGGCGGTGGCGGATGACGGCTCCCCCGGCGTGGGGGCCCGCCTGGCGCAGGCGCACCCCCGGCTGGTGCTGCTGGACCTTCACCTGGTGGGCCGCGGCGGCGCCGAGGCGCTGGCCGAGATGCGGGGCTTCACCGCGCTGGAGTCGATTCCCGTCCTGGCGTTCACCGCGGGCGCCCTGGCCGACCCCAACCCCGCGGGGTTCGACGGCAAGGTGGTGAAGCCGGTGGAGGCCGACGTGCTGGTGGCCTACGTGGACGAGGCACTCACGCGCGCGCCCATGCCGGCCGAGGCCCCGGCGGACGAGGACGACTTCCTGGCTCCCCTGCGCGCCCGGTTCCGCACGGGGCTGCACGACCGCTTGGCGGCCATCGAGCGCCACTTCTCGGCCGGTGACCAGGAGGCCCTGCGCCGCGAGCTTCACAAACTGCGCGGGGCCGCCGCGGGGTACGGGTTCGCCGAATTGTCGCGCCTGGGCGATGCGGCCGAGGAGGCGGTGCGCACCCGCGGCGGCGGTCCCGAGGTGGATGCGCTGGTGGCCCGGCTGCGCGAAGAAGTGTCCGTGCGGTGA
- a CDS encoding DUF4114 domain-containing protein codes for MAICTNVGYSGNNVPLPDLITTTSSLTCFVSGYTQTGNTITVSIWATGGTTALATISGGGRGGALTAMSTASFQLQSGTTYYAVVSSTQPQGLTQVLTGYDALSYGTTTYAGGYTFCVEDTPSGGDCDFNDALINLNWTLFGG; via the coding sequence ATGGCCATCTGCACGAACGTCGGATACTCCGGCAACAACGTTCCACTGCCGGACCTGATCACCACCACCAGCTCCCTGACCTGCTTCGTGTCGGGCTACACCCAGACCGGCAACACGATCACCGTCTCCATCTGGGCAACGGGTGGAACCACCGCACTCGCGACCATCTCCGGTGGTGGCCGTGGAGGGGCGCTGACGGCGATGAGCACCGCATCGTTCCAACTCCAGAGCGGCACGACCTACTACGCCGTGGTTTCCAGCACCCAGCCCCAAGGGCTGACCCAGGTGCTGACCGGGTACGATGCGCTGTCCTACGGCACCACCACGTACGCCGGCGGATACACGTTCTGCGTAGAGGACACGCCCTCGGGGGGGGACTGTGACTTCAACGACGCGTTGATTAATCTCAACTGGACGCTGTTCGGGGGATAA
- a CDS encoding response regulator: protein MMQDQPTLALADDDELHAELMSAWLEHQGFRVLRFASGDELVSWAAGGGSGIQGLLLDVDMPGRDGFQSCREVRAIPSFAEVPTVFVSAATPNNVPDEVVSGACHFIRKDERMFVKLADWLSRHIYSDASHSAIEYR from the coding sequence ATGATGCAAGACCAACCGACCCTCGCGCTCGCCGACGACGACGAGCTCCACGCGGAGCTGATGTCCGCGTGGCTGGAGCACCAGGGCTTCCGCGTGCTGCGCTTCGCCTCAGGTGACGAGCTGGTGTCGTGGGCCGCCGGGGGCGGCAGCGGCATCCAGGGGCTGCTGCTGGACGTCGACATGCCCGGCCGCGACGGCTTCCAGAGCTGCCGCGAGGTGCGCGCGATCCCCAGCTTCGCCGAGGTGCCGACGGTGTTCGTGAGCGCGGCGACGCCGAACAACGTTCCCGACGAGGTGGTGAGCGGCGCGTGCCACTTCATCCGCAAGGACGAGCGGATGTTCGTGAAGCTGGCCGACTGGCTGTCGCGGCACATCTACTCCGACGCGTCGCACAGCGCCATCGAGTATCGCTGA
- a CDS encoding GAF domain-containing sensor histidine kinase, with the protein MANAHASPLKAPPASAPDAAWLARVLAQAPAAVAVVLGDDLVFAAASERYLQIAGQRDIVGRSLPELFPQLDAQGFCTLMRRVLRTGEPYSGAGLVAAWDDDGDGRAEPHYLDLSLAPLRTESGEVEGVIVTMEVVDGREQLEAERRRLLGEAEASERRMRRLQELTAALAGAATPREVGERVLRLGVSALGADAGVLALRVPGEDELEILASVGYPPEACMGPGRRWPAAMNIPIAEASRTGEAVYLGSPQAWADRYTGGYRPPASASRSQAWAALPMEAGGEPFGSLLWTYYQPHDFPADDRTLLTSIAQLAGQALERARLYEAEHRAREAAEAANRAKSEFLAAMSHELRTPLNAIAGYVDLLDLGIRGEVNDAQRVDLGRIKRAQQVLLGLINDVLNFARIEAGRIEYRDEPVPVGPMLQGLETLVGPQVQARALDYACEACPPGLVARGDPERVQQVLVNLLTNALKFTPRGGQVRVGAVAEGRRVRIFVRDTGRGIPAERLASIFDPFVQVERERTETSQQGVGLGLAISRDLARGMGGELSAESVVGRGSTFTLTLPMAGDAD; encoded by the coding sequence GTGGCCAACGCCCATGCATCCCCGCTGAAAGCACCGCCCGCGTCCGCACCGGACGCGGCGTGGCTGGCGCGCGTGCTCGCGCAGGCGCCCGCGGCGGTGGCGGTGGTGCTGGGCGACGACCTGGTCTTTGCCGCGGCGAGCGAGCGATACCTGCAGATCGCCGGGCAGCGCGACATCGTCGGCCGCTCCCTTCCCGAGCTCTTCCCCCAGCTGGACGCCCAGGGCTTCTGCACGCTGATGCGGCGGGTGCTGCGGACGGGGGAGCCCTATTCCGGCGCGGGCCTGGTGGCCGCGTGGGACGACGACGGCGACGGCCGGGCCGAGCCCCACTACCTGGACCTTTCGCTCGCCCCCCTGCGGACGGAATCGGGCGAGGTGGAGGGCGTGATCGTCACCATGGAGGTGGTGGACGGGCGCGAGCAGCTGGAAGCCGAGCGGCGGCGGCTGCTGGGGGAGGCGGAGGCGAGCGAGCGGCGGATGCGCCGGCTGCAGGAGCTGACGGCCGCGCTGGCCGGCGCCGCCACCCCGCGGGAGGTGGGCGAGCGCGTGCTGCGGCTGGGCGTGTCCGCGCTGGGCGCCGACGCGGGCGTGCTGGCGCTGCGGGTGCCCGGCGAGGACGAGCTGGAAATCCTGGCCTCCGTCGGCTATCCGCCGGAAGCGTGCATGGGGCCGGGACGCCGCTGGCCCGCCGCGATGAACATTCCAATCGCCGAGGCCAGCCGCACGGGCGAAGCCGTCTACCTGGGCTCGCCGCAGGCCTGGGCCGACCGCTACACCGGGGGATACCGGCCGCCCGCCTCCGCCAGCCGCAGCCAGGCGTGGGCCGCACTGCCGATGGAAGCCGGCGGCGAGCCCTTCGGCTCCCTCCTGTGGACGTACTACCAGCCGCACGACTTTCCCGCCGACGACCGCACGCTCCTGACCTCGATCGCGCAGCTCGCGGGGCAGGCGCTGGAGCGCGCCCGCCTGTACGAGGCCGAGCACCGCGCCCGCGAGGCGGCCGAGGCGGCCAACCGCGCCAAGAGCGAGTTCCTGGCGGCCATGAGCCACGAGCTGCGCACCCCGCTGAACGCCATCGCGGGCTACGTGGACCTGCTGGACCTGGGCATCCGCGGCGAGGTGAACGACGCGCAGCGGGTGGACCTGGGGCGCATCAAGCGCGCGCAGCAGGTGCTGCTGGGGCTGATCAACGACGTGCTGAACTTTGCGCGCATCGAGGCGGGGCGCATCGAGTACCGCGACGAGCCCGTTCCCGTAGGCCCCATGCTGCAGGGGCTGGAGACGCTGGTGGGGCCCCAGGTGCAGGCGCGGGCGCTGGACTACGCGTGCGAGGCGTGTCCGCCGGGGCTGGTGGCGCGGGGCGACCCCGAACGGGTGCAGCAGGTTCTGGTGAACCTGCTGACGAACGCGCTGAAGTTCACTCCGCGGGGCGGGCAGGTGCGGGTGGGCGCGGTGGCGGAAGGGCGGCGCGTCCGCATCTTCGTGCGCGACACGGGGAGGGGGATTCCCGCGGAGCGGCTGGCCTCCATCTTCGACCCGTTCGTGCAGGTGGAGCGCGAGCGGACGGAAACCAGCCAGCAGGGGGTGGGGCTGGGGCTGGCCATCAGCCGCGACCTGGCGCGCGGAATGGGAGGCGAGCTTTCGGCGGAGAGCGTGGTGGGGCGGGGAAGCACGTTCACGCTCACCCTGCCCATGGCCGGGGACGCGGACTGA
- a CDS encoding nucleotide pyrophosphohydrolase, producing the protein MDLREIQQQVDAYISQFKEGYFPPLVNLARLTEEVGELAREINHQFGPKTKKHDEPEGDIALELGDILFVIVVLANQLDIDLSEAARRTLSKYQVRDADRWERKEPG; encoded by the coding sequence ATGGATCTCCGCGAAATCCAGCAGCAGGTAGACGCGTACATCTCGCAGTTCAAGGAGGGGTACTTTCCGCCGCTGGTGAACCTGGCGCGTCTGACGGAAGAGGTGGGCGAGCTGGCGCGCGAGATCAACCACCAGTTCGGCCCCAAGACCAAGAAGCACGACGAGCCCGAGGGCGACATCGCGCTGGAGCTGGGCGACATCCTGTTCGTGATCGTGGTCCTGGCCAACCAGCTGGACATCGACCTGAGCGAAGCCGCTCGCCGCACCCTCTCCAAGTACCAGGTGCGCGACGCCGACCGCTGGGAGCGGAAGGAACCGGGGTAA
- a CDS encoding SRPBCC domain-containing protein translates to MNAGTESRPGPVKNRTTVERTSDREVVVTRTIDGPARIVFEAFTRAELLRRWWVPKSMGMTLLSCEVDARVGGKYRLEFDIGGAEPAAFFGTYVEVEPYSRLAWTNEEGGEGGSVTTVTFEETDGKTLVVLHESYPTKEALDAAGTGAADAMVETFDQLDELLVTLGESSRQ, encoded by the coding sequence ATGAACGCAGGAACCGAGAGTAGGCCCGGCCCCGTGAAGAACCGCACCACGGTGGAACGGACGTCGGACCGCGAGGTGGTCGTCACGCGGACCATCGACGGCCCGGCGCGCATCGTTTTCGAGGCATTTACCAGGGCCGAGCTGCTCAGGCGTTGGTGGGTGCCCAAGTCGATGGGAATGACCCTGCTGTCCTGCGAGGTGGATGCTCGTGTCGGAGGCAAGTACCGATTGGAATTCGACATCGGTGGCGCCGAGCCTGCCGCGTTCTTCGGTACCTATGTCGAAGTGGAGCCGTATTCGCGCCTCGCGTGGACCAATGAAGAAGGCGGCGAGGGCGGGTCTGTCACCACGGTGACCTTCGAGGAAACGGACGGCAAGACGCTGGTGGTCCTGCACGAGAGCTATCCTACCAAGGAAGCGCTCGACGCTGCCGGCACCGGAGCAGCCGATGCAATGGTCGAGACGTTCGATCAGCTGGACGAGCTTCTCGTCACCCTGGGTGAGAGCTCGCGACAGTAA
- a CDS encoding metalloregulator ArsR/SmtB family transcription factor, producing the protein MTTRLDSSFAALSDATRRGILEQLGRADASITELAEKFHMTLTGMKKHVGVLEQAGLVTTKKTGRVRTCQLGPRRLEEETAWLESYRQRWDERFDELDRVVEELTQKEKSDERRNRE; encoded by the coding sequence ATGACGACCCGACTCGATTCTTCGTTCGCCGCGCTCTCGGACGCCACGCGGCGTGGCATCCTGGAGCAGCTGGGACGAGCCGACGCTTCGATCACGGAGCTCGCCGAGAAGTTCCACATGACGCTCACGGGCATGAAGAAGCACGTCGGCGTTCTGGAGCAGGCGGGGCTCGTCACCACGAAGAAGACCGGGCGGGTGCGGACGTGCCAGCTGGGCCCGCGCCGATTGGAGGAGGAAACGGCGTGGCTCGAGAGCTACCGCCAGCGCTGGGACGAACGCTTCGACGAGTTGGACAGGGTAGTCGAGGAACTCACACAAAAGGAGAAGAGCGATGAACGCAGGAACCGAGAGTAG
- the purE gene encoding 5-(carboxyamino)imidazole ribonucleotide mutase — MGSRSDRETMQEAARVLDELGIAHEMRVVSAHRTPDLMFRYAEQAEGRGIQVIIAGAGGAAHLPGMTAAKTVLPVIGVPVLSSTLNGLDSLLSIVQMPKGVPVATVAIGKAGAANAGLLAARILGSHDASIREKLKAYAERMAEDALRDPAEAAQ; from the coding sequence ATGGGAAGCCGCTCGGACCGCGAGACCATGCAGGAGGCCGCGCGCGTCCTGGACGAGCTGGGGATCGCGCACGAGATGCGGGTCGTCTCCGCGCACCGCACCCCCGACCTGATGTTCCGCTACGCCGAACAGGCCGAGGGCCGCGGCATCCAGGTGATCATCGCCGGGGCCGGCGGCGCCGCGCACCTCCCGGGGATGACGGCCGCCAAGACCGTGCTCCCCGTCATCGGCGTCCCCGTGCTCTCGTCCACCCTCAACGGGCTGGACTCGCTGCTTTCCATCGTCCAGATGCCCAAGGGCGTGCCTGTCGCCACGGTCGCCATCGGCAAGGCGGGCGCGGCCAACGCGGGGCTGCTGGCGGCGCGCATCCTGGGCAGCCACGACGCGTCGATTCGAGAAAAGCTCAAGGCGTACGCGGAGCGGATGGCGGAGGATGCGCTCCGCGACCCCGCGGAGGCCGCACAATGA
- a CDS encoding BTAD domain-containing putative transcriptional regulator yields MPPLFRLELLGDPAFSGPDGPVRGRAAHKRRVALLAVLAVARGRPVGRERIIGLLWPELTTEAARHNLSESLYVLRKELGEGSVAAPAAGDVALNPEAVASDVAEFQDRLEAGDAEGAAALYRGPLLDGFFVGDAPEFERWIDAERDRLARAHATALEGLAQAAEDEGSALRAVDWWRRLAAHDPFSSRTALRLVRALDAAGERPSALRAAETHAAMLREELGVEPDPDLLALVARLRADPPRAAAPVPPLAHRPAAEPARPPPAIDSSPFIDPPQPTASPSATAALSHSASPASAPDEADTVDTVDTVDTVDAADQAIREDAVAGLDAEEASEGASPADASGAASIPPAPVAAEAADAAPVAPPPVVPAAADAEAPPPRPVAVPLTPRRRRTAAPYAALGGVLLGLLLALLTGSSLQTGQNDDAPRYDPRRIAVLYFEDLSPGGELQYLAVGLTERLIHELGQVGALDVVSRGGVRPYRDGAVRFDSMAAQLRVGSVVEGTLQRSRDSVWVTVALVDANTQRQLQSRVIGKPLGDVVALERAVAAEVSAALRRRVGQEVRLRTAAAETESAEARERVLMAEQLRRDARAMGRSLDTLDTGSAARLLLRADSLLARGQVADPRWAQPTLLRGWVDIDRAGFARGDARNARLRSAQRHAEKVLAQGRGSRAEALELRGTAVYRLALEASDTVRQRVWMDTAETDLRAATAAEPSRASVWSTLSQLLRIRGRLAESEVAARRALAADAYLDDMAAIRHLLYFSGLWRGDYAQAHEQCELGAAQFPADRRFTECRLTLLRNDRTRPADAAAAWRLVAELDRIDPPARARAQNRVYGPIYRRMVAAAVSARAGDADSARAVVARARSEVGTHPALAHSLNYEEAWVRLMLGDTAGARTLVDRMLAYRPSMREYLLRDPLIVALAYRP; encoded by the coding sequence ATGCCCCCTCTCTTTCGCCTGGAACTGCTCGGAGATCCCGCCTTTTCCGGCCCTGACGGGCCCGTTCGCGGACGCGCCGCGCACAAGCGGCGGGTGGCGCTGCTGGCTGTACTGGCGGTGGCTCGGGGGCGTCCGGTGGGGCGGGAGCGGATCATCGGGCTGCTGTGGCCGGAGCTCACCACCGAGGCGGCGCGGCACAACCTGTCCGAGTCGCTGTACGTGCTGCGCAAGGAGCTTGGGGAAGGCAGCGTGGCGGCCCCGGCGGCGGGCGACGTGGCGCTGAACCCCGAGGCGGTGGCCAGCGACGTGGCCGAGTTCCAAGACCGGCTGGAGGCGGGGGATGCGGAGGGAGCAGCGGCCCTGTACCGTGGCCCGCTGCTGGACGGCTTCTTCGTGGGCGACGCGCCCGAGTTCGAGCGCTGGATCGATGCCGAGCGCGACCGGCTGGCGCGGGCGCACGCCACCGCGCTGGAGGGGCTGGCCCAGGCGGCGGAGGATGAGGGAAGCGCCCTCCGCGCCGTGGACTGGTGGCGCCGGCTGGCCGCGCACGACCCGTTCAGCTCGCGCACGGCCCTGCGCCTTGTGCGCGCCCTGGACGCCGCAGGCGAACGCCCCTCCGCCCTGCGCGCGGCAGAGACGCACGCGGCGATGCTGCGCGAAGAGCTGGGGGTGGAGCCCGACCCGGACCTGCTGGCGCTGGTCGCGCGGCTCCGTGCCGATCCCCCGCGCGCCGCCGCGCCCGTGCCCCCCCTGGCGCACCGGCCCGCCGCGGAGCCGGCCCGCCCCCCGCCCGCCATCGATTCGTCTCCGTTCATCGATCCGCCCCAGCCCACCGCTTCCCCTTCCGCCACCGCCGCCCTGTCCCATTCCGCATCGCCCGCGTCAGCGCCGGATGAAGCCGATACGGTGGATACGGTGGATACGGTGGATACGGTGGATGCTGCGGATCAGGCGATCCGTGAGGACGCGGTGGCCGGGCTGGATGCGGAGGAAGCCTCAGAGGGAGCGAGTCCGGCGGATGCGTCCGGCGCGGCCTCGATCCCACCCGCGCCGGTTGCCGCGGAGGCGGCGGACGCCGCGCCGGTCGCGCCCCCGCCCGTAGTCCCGGCAGCGGCGGACGCGGAGGCGCCTCCCCCCCGGCCCGTCGCCGTGCCCCTCACGCCCCGGCGACGCCGCACTGCCGCCCCGTACGCGGCGTTGGGCGGAGTGCTGCTGGGGCTTCTGCTGGCCCTGCTCACCGGCTCGTCGCTGCAGACCGGGCAGAACGACGATGCGCCGCGGTATGATCCGCGGCGCATTGCCGTGCTGTACTTCGAGGACCTGAGCCCCGGGGGCGAACTGCAGTACCTGGCCGTGGGGCTGACGGAGCGGCTGATCCACGAGCTGGGCCAGGTGGGCGCGCTCGACGTGGTGTCGCGCGGCGGCGTACGCCCGTACCGTGATGGCGCCGTGCGCTTCGACAGCATGGCCGCCCAGCTGCGCGTGGGAAGCGTGGTGGAGGGCACGCTGCAACGCTCGCGCGACAGCGTCTGGGTCACGGTGGCGCTGGTGGACGCCAACACGCAGCGCCAGCTGCAGAGCCGGGTGATCGGCAAGCCGCTGGGCGACGTGGTGGCGCTGGAGCGCGCGGTGGCCGCCGAGGTGTCCGCCGCGCTGCGCAGGCGGGTGGGCCAGGAGGTGCGGCTGCGCACCGCCGCGGCAGAAACGGAAAGCGCCGAAGCGCGGGAGCGGGTACTGATGGCGGAGCAGCTGCGCCGCGACGCGCGCGCCATGGGCCGCAGCCTCGACACGCTGGACACCGGCTCGGCCGCCCGCCTGCTGCTGCGCGCCGACTCGCTGCTGGCGCGCGGCCAGGTGGCCGACCCGCGCTGGGCGCAGCCCACGCTGCTGCGGGGGTGGGTGGACATCGACCGCGCAGGCTTTGCCCGCGGCGACGCCCGCAACGCGCGTCTGCGGTCCGCGCAGCGGCACGCGGAGAAGGTGCTGGCGCAGGGGCGGGGCTCCCGTGCCGAGGCGCTGGAGCTTCGCGGCACCGCCGTCTACCGGCTGGCGCTGGAGGCGTCGGACACGGTGAGGCAGCGCGTGTGGATGGACACGGCCGAAACCGACCTGCGCGCCGCCACCGCGGCCGAGCCGTCGCGCGCCAGTGTGTGGAGCACCCTCAGCCAGCTGCTGCGCATCCGCGGACGCCTGGCGGAAAGCGAGGTGGCCGCCCGGCGCGCCCTGGCCGCGGACGCCTACCTCGACGACATGGCCGCCATCCGCCACCTCCTGTATTTCAGCGGGCTGTGGCGGGGCGACTACGCCCAGGCCCACGAACAGTGCGAGCTGGGAGCCGCGCAGTTTCCCGCCGACCGCCGGTTCACCGAGTGCCGCCTGACCCTGCTGCGCAACGACCGCACGCGCCCCGCCGACGCGGCGGCGGCCTGGCGCCTGGTGGCCGAGCTGGACCGCATCGACCCGCCGGCACGCGCCCGCGCGCAGAACCGCGTGTACGGGCCCATCTACCGGCGGATGGTGGCCGCCGCGGTTTCTGCCCGCGCCGGCGACGCGGACAGCGCCCGGGCCGTGGTGGCCCGGGCGCGAAGCGAGGTGGGGACCCACCCCGCGCTTGCCCACTCGCTGAACTACGAAGAGGCCTGGGTGCGGCTGATGCTGGGCGACACCGCGGGCGCGCGCACGCTGGTGGACCGCATGCTGGCCTACCGCCCGTCCATGCGCGAATACCTGCTACGCGACCCGCTCATCGTCGCGCTGGCCTACCGGCCCTGA